A region from the Volucribacter amazonae genome encodes:
- a CDS encoding A24 family peptidase — MSLIIVGFWGGIMGIIVHYLCQSFMYRLKYEVYQNYQILFCQNQAILSPYLPLTWQDYLKCGGFWHYFCIFAGIFTLISYIISAWQFIIIYGLFLSIICTISIIDWQHRLISISLCQSLLWLAMIVAWLEWHFMPLEQVLASIIFGFTCGYLLYYTSKWVWQKEALGRGDYWLVAGLAGFIHWLQLPLFFFLASTMGLVYVFYQYLKGNRLREIPFAPFLSLSAALLLLLNMFETG, encoded by the coding sequence GTGAGCTTAATTATTGTTGGTTTTTGGGGAGGAATTATGGGGATAATCGTCCATTATTTATGCCAGAGTTTTATGTATCGTCTTAAGTATGAAGTTTATCAAAATTACCAAATACTTTTTTGTCAAAATCAGGCGATTTTATCCCCATATTTGCCATTAACATGGCAGGACTATTTAAAGTGCGGTGGTTTTTGGCATTATTTTTGTATTTTTGCAGGGATATTCACGCTCATTTCTTACATAATTTCAGCTTGGCAATTCATCATAATCTATGGTCTATTTCTCAGTATAATTTGTACCATTAGCATTATTGATTGGCAACATCGTTTAATTTCAATTTCTTTATGTCAAAGCCTATTATGGTTAGCAATGATCGTTGCTTGGTTAGAATGGCACTTTATGCCACTTGAACAAGTGTTAGCAAGCATTATATTTGGTTTCACTTGCGGTTATTTACTTTATTATACGAGCAAATGGGTTTGGCAAAAAGAAGCATTAGGGCGAGGGGATTATTGGTTAGTAGCAGGATTAGCTGGTTTTATTCATTGGTTACAGTTACCTTTATTTTTCTTCCTAGCAAGTACTATGGGGCTAGTCTATGTTTTTTATCAATATCTCAAAGGAAATAGGTTAAGAGAAATCCCTTTTGCCCCCTTTTTATCCTTATCGGCAGCCTTATTATTGTTGTTAAATATGTTTGAAACTGGATAG
- the brnQ gene encoding branched-chain amino acid transport system II carrier protein codes for MLSGKDILILGMMIFALFLGAGNIIFPPMEGFLAGKNWLISASGFVLTGVLMPFITLVVVTLIGRGEVLSHDLPKWVEIAFWVILYLVIGSTFAMPRVTNVAYEMGWQPLNLTEQSHYNHFIFAAIFNIIGMFFMLKRSTIITSVGKYMTPALLILLIVVAIGVITAPLSDIVAPNTSHADGKAFSAGLISGYQTMDVLAATAFGGIVARALAAKGVSDKKKIFKYTLIAGLISVLLLTGLYFSLFYLGATSQQVAFNATNGGQIFSRYIDVLFGTYGVWIMSGIVILANMTTLVGVTSACADYFSKFSTRLTYPFWVVVFTIMTTIISETGLDNLLRITIPALLLIYPVAIMLVVLQLLRPYLPSLKLSYNFVIGITFVFSAIDALNHLGIIPESINQHLGQLPLYDNGLAWLIPAFGVLLLTFIVGKFTTK; via the coding sequence ATGCTTTCAGGTAAAGATATTCTTATTTTGGGTATGATGATTTTTGCCCTTTTTCTCGGTGCTGGTAATATTATTTTTCCGCCAATGGAAGGATTTTTGGCTGGCAAAAACTGGCTAATCTCCGCCTCTGGCTTTGTACTCACAGGTGTACTTATGCCATTTATTACCCTTGTGGTGGTTACTTTGATTGGGCGTGGCGAGGTATTATCCCATGATTTGCCTAAATGGGTAGAAATCGCTTTTTGGGTTATTCTTTATTTAGTTATTGGCTCAACCTTTGCGATGCCTAGGGTTACCAATGTTGCCTATGAAATGGGCTGGCAACCCTTAAATTTAACAGAACAATCCCACTATAACCATTTTATATTTGCCGCAATATTTAATATTATCGGTATGTTTTTTATGTTAAAACGTTCCACTATTATTACCAGTGTCGGTAAATATATGACGCCTGCCTTGCTTATTCTATTAATTGTGGTTGCTATTGGCGTAATCACTGCCCCTTTATCAGATATTGTTGCTCCCAACACTAGCCATGCTGACGGTAAGGCATTTAGTGCAGGCTTAATCAGTGGTTATCAAACCATGGACGTATTAGCGGCTACCGCTTTTGGTGGAATAGTTGCACGTGCTTTAGCGGCAAAAGGCGTATCAGATAAAAAGAAAATTTTTAAATATACACTGATTGCAGGTTTAATTTCAGTGTTATTGCTCACTGGACTTTATTTTTCACTCTTTTATTTAGGGGCAACAAGTCAGCAAGTTGCTTTTAATGCCACCAATGGTGGACAGATTTTTTCTCGTTATATTGATGTGTTATTTGGTACATACGGTGTTTGGATTATGAGCGGTATCGTTATCTTAGCGAATATGACCACATTAGTGGGCGTAACCAGTGCCTGCGCAGATTATTTTTCTAAATTCTCAACCCGTTTAACCTATCCATTTTGGGTGGTCGTTTTCACGATTATGACAACGATTATCTCTGAAACAGGCTTGGATAATTTATTACGCATTACTATTCCTGCATTATTATTAATTTATCCTGTGGCGATTATGCTTGTGGTATTACAATTATTACGCCCTTACTTACCATCACTGAAATTAAGCTATAACTTCGTTATTGGCATTACTTTTGTTTTCAGTGCCATTGATGCGTTAAATCACTTAGGAATTATTCCTGAGAGTATTAATCAACATTTAGGACAATTACCGCTATATGATAATGGGTTAGCTTGGTTAATACCTGCTTTTGGAGTATTACTGCTCACATTTATTGTAGGGAAATTTACCACTAAATAA
- a CDS encoding amidohydrolase family protein codes for MSSLIPTLKSYIRDEIIKKGGWVNAHAHADRAFTMTPDNIHIYRTANLQQKWDLVDEIKRTSSVEDYYARFSQAIELMISQGVTAFGTFVDIDPVCQDRAIIAAHRAREVYKNDIVLKFANQTLKGVIDPVAKQWFDIGADMVDMIGGLPYRDELDYGKGLEAMDILLEAAKSRGIMCHVHVDQFNTPTEKETEQLCDKTIEHGMQGRVVAIHGISIGSHTKNYRYALYEKMRQAKMMMIACPMAWIDSNRKEELMPFHNALTPADEMIPEGITVAIGTDNICDYMVPLCEGDMWQELSLLSAGCRFPDLDAMVEIASTNGRKVLGLEV; via the coding sequence ATGAGTAGTTTAATCCCTACATTAAAATCTTATATCCGAGATGAAATCATTAAAAAAGGTGGTTGGGTCAATGCCCATGCTCATGCAGATCGAGCATTTACAATGACCCCTGATAATATCCATATTTATCGTACTGCAAATTTGCAACAAAAATGGGATTTGGTTGATGAAATTAAACGCACTTCTAGTGTGGAAGATTATTATGCTCGTTTTAGCCAAGCCATTGAATTGATGATTTCACAAGGGGTAACCGCATTTGGTACTTTTGTGGATATTGATCCTGTTTGTCAAGATCGTGCGATTATTGCGGCTCACCGAGCAAGAGAAGTGTATAAAAATGATATTGTGCTTAAATTCGCCAATCAAACCTTAAAAGGGGTCATTGATCCTGTGGCAAAACAATGGTTTGATATTGGGGCGGATATGGTGGATATGATTGGTGGTTTGCCTTATCGTGATGAATTAGATTATGGTAAGGGATTAGAGGCAATGGATATTTTACTTGAGGCAGCCAAATCTCGTGGAATTATGTGCCATGTACATGTGGATCAATTTAACACCCCTACGGAAAAAGAAACGGAACAGCTTTGCGATAAAACCATTGAACATGGTATGCAAGGTAGGGTGGTGGCAATTCATGGCATATCCATTGGTTCTCATACTAAGAATTATCGCTATGCTTTATATGAAAAAATGCGACAAGCCAAAATGATGATGATCGCTTGTCCAATGGCGTGGATTGATAGTAATCGTAAAGAGGAATTAATGCCATTTCATAATGCGTTGACCCCTGCTGATGAAATGATCCCAGAAGGAATTACGGTGGCGATTGGAACGGATAATATTTGTGATTATATGGTGCCGTTATGCGAGGGCGATATGTGGCAAGAATTGAGCTTATTATCCGCAGGTTGCCGTTTTCCTGATTTAGATGCCATGGTAGAAATCGCTAGTACCAATGGGCGTAAGGTGTTGGGGTTAGAGGTTTAA
- a CDS encoding YoaK family protein, translating into MPQDSRLIAILLAFISGSADVYSHSQFQSLVATQTGNFILMANDLLNGNFPEFLAKAQSLLFFTLGFVYGARVKRKANNAYWRSYTITLFLLFSLCVPFLVGLPFIQVALLAFGTGLVMQTFNDGKIEDKPYTVMVASGNYRKMLNSWYEYHQEKKANLRHIAVNYSYLIISFICGVIISVMACKIFQQYAIWLVSIVVFIILVVYSWTVWRYQLAQKNK; encoded by the coding sequence ATGCCACAAGATAGCCGCCTGATTGCCATTCTTTTGGCATTTATTAGTGGCTCAGCTGATGTTTATAGCCACTCACAATTTCAATCATTAGTGGCGACACAAACAGGCAATTTTATTTTAATGGCAAATGATTTACTCAATGGCAATTTTCCTGAATTTCTTGCTAAAGCACAATCATTGCTGTTTTTTACCCTTGGCTTCGTTTATGGGGCAAGGGTAAAACGAAAAGCCAACAATGCCTATTGGCGTAGCTATACTATCACGCTATTTTTGTTGTTTAGCTTATGTGTACCTTTCCTAGTGGGACTTCCATTTATTCAAGTGGCGTTATTGGCATTTGGTACAGGATTAGTTATGCAAACCTTTAATGACGGCAAAATTGAAGACAAACCCTATACAGTTATGGTTGCCTCAGGAAATTATCGCAAAATGCTAAATAGTTGGTATGAATATCATCAAGAGAAAAAGGCGAATTTAAGGCATATTGCGGTCAATTATAGTTATCTTATTATCAGTTTTATCTGTGGGGTAATCATTAGTGTAATGGCTTGTAAAATCTTTCAACAATATGCTATTTGGCTAGTATCCATTGTGGTTTTCATTATCTTAGTGGTTTATAGTTGGACAGTTTGGCGTTACCAGTTAGCACAAAAGAATAAATAA
- the hemH gene encoding ferrochelatase, which translates to MTKKIGILLANLGTPAQPTAKAVSRYLQQFLSDPRVIDLPRWKWLPILKGLILPKRSKWVAQNYQRIWTPKGSPLLAIGRQQQTLLQQSLIEQGIQAQVELVMTYGEPSMQQGVDNLMQQKVDQIIVLPLYPQYSSTTTASVFDAFAQSLQTHRYIPPFDFIHSYHLEPQYIQALADSISQTGLKDFLLFSFHGIPVRYEQEGDYYRQHCLATAQAVAEKLGLDKHQWNLTFQSRFGKEPWLQPYTDEFLQQAPQQGINAIQVICAGFATDCLETLEEIAEENRDIFLQAGGKDYHYIPALNSTPEHIHLLSQLILAKINS; encoded by the coding sequence ATGACAAAGAAAATTGGAATTTTATTAGCCAATCTTGGCACCCCTGCTCAACCAACGGCAAAAGCAGTGAGCCGTTATTTACAACAGTTTCTTAGCGATCCTCGTGTGATTGATTTACCACGTTGGAAATGGCTACCTATCTTGAAAGGGCTTATCTTACCGAAACGTAGTAAATGGGTAGCGCAAAATTATCAACGTATTTGGACACCTAAAGGCTCGCCTTTATTAGCAATAGGTCGCCAACAACAAACCTTATTACAGCAATCCTTAATTGAACAAGGGATTCAAGCTCAAGTAGAGCTTGTGATGACCTATGGCGAACCCAGTATGCAACAAGGAGTAGATAATCTAATGCAACAAAAAGTGGATCAAATCATTGTACTTCCGCTTTATCCTCAATATAGTAGCACCACTACCGCCTCGGTCTTTGATGCTTTTGCACAAAGTTTACAAACACACCGCTATATTCCTCCTTTTGATTTTATTCATTCTTATCATCTTGAACCGCAATATATTCAAGCCTTAGCGGATAGCATAAGCCAAACAGGTTTAAAGGATTTCTTATTGTTTTCTTTCCATGGTATTCCTGTGCGTTACGAGCAAGAGGGCGATTATTACCGCCAACATTGTTTAGCCACAGCGCAAGCGGTAGCAGAGAAATTAGGACTGGATAAGCACCAATGGAACCTAACCTTTCAATCACGTTTTGGTAAAGAACCTTGGCTACAACCTTATACTGATGAATTTTTACAGCAAGCACCGCAACAAGGGATCAATGCAATTCAAGTGATTTGTGCAGGGTTTGCAACTGATTGTTTAGAAACACTAGAAGAAATTGCGGAAGAAAATCGTGATATTTTCCTGCAAGCAGGTGGAAAAGATTATCATTATATTCCTGCTCTCAATAGCACACCTGAGCATATTCACTTACTTAGCCAATTAATTTTAGCCAAAATTAACTCGTAA
- a CDS encoding hotdog fold thioesterase: MIWQKNYTLEQMNQFNQHCAVSHLGIYFSHKDDNSLTATMPVNQHTKQPFGVLHGGLTVALAETVGSMAGFCSVAEGFITVGSEINASHLRPVKSGSVKATASPIRLGKNQQVWHIDVYDEQQQHCCVARLTLSVIKI, translated from the coding sequence ATGATTTGGCAAAAAAATTATACCCTTGAACAAATGAACCAATTTAATCAGCATTGTGCTGTCAGCCATTTAGGGATTTATTTTAGCCATAAAGATGATAACAGCCTAACCGCCACAATGCCCGTTAATCAACATACCAAACAACCTTTTGGCGTATTACATGGTGGATTAACGGTTGCCCTTGCTGAAACAGTAGGATCTATGGCGGGATTTTGTAGCGTTGCGGAGGGATTTATCACAGTGGGAAGCGAAATTAACGCTAGCCATTTACGCCCTGTAAAATCTGGTTCAGTCAAGGCTACCGCTAGCCCAATCCGTTTAGGCAAAAATCAGCAAGTGTGGCATATTGATGTTTATGATGAGCAACAACAGCATTGCTGTGTAGCACGTTTAACCCTTTCGGTAATAAAAATATGA
- the ydiJ gene encoding D-2-hydroxyglutarate dehydrogenase YdiJ, with protein MIPCLQDVPQLSSLVSNYLTELSQQHFAGDIATHYADRLSLATDNSVYQQLPQAILFPKSIADIVIITKLAQKENYQSLTFTPRGGGTGTNGQAINNNIIIDLSRYMTNILELNIEQRWVRVQAGVVKDQLNQFLKPYGLFFSPELSTSNRATIGGMINTDASGQGSLQYGKTSDHVLALKAVLMNGEVLQTQALKTADFHTALEQSTLSRYGKHLHQEVYQHCKQKRSQILRDLPQLNRFLTGYDLKNVFNHDESEFNLTRILTGSEGSLAFIAEATLNLTPIPKYRTLINIKYRSFDSALRNAPFMVKANALSVETVDSKVLNLAKEDIIWHSVQQLLQEDKQDPILGLNIVEYAGNNQALLEKQVKHLCQQLEQKIAQQQDDIIGYQVCSDLASIERIYAMRKKAVGLLGNAKGNAKPIPFVEDTCVPPENLADYIAEFRGLLDQHQLDYGMFGHVDAGVLHVRPALDLCDPQQVQLFKQISDQVVELTLKYGGLIWGEHGKGVRSQYSDRYFTPELWQELRYIKTLFDPDNRLNPGKICTPLNNSDELYSILSPMRADFDRQIPIQMKQEFHGAINCNGNGLCFNFDVHSAMCPSMKVSKNRLYSPKGRAAIIREWLRLMANQQVRPEQLDFANTEIKLTDLVKKVRYSLQKWRGQYDFSHEVKQAMDTCLACKACASQCPIKIDVPSFRAKFFHFYHSRYLRPVKDYVVANVEYVAPLMAKQAKLFNLLTGAKFVAPLAEKMLGMVDLPQLSSPSLQQQLVNIQYQGLSLEQLEQLSAVEKQKILFVVQDPFTSYYDAKVVADFVQLCQQLGFKPVVLPFKPNGKAQHIKGFLTRFAKTAQNQADFLNRMAHFGVPLVGVDPAIVLSYRDEYKEILGDKRGDFHVLTAHEWLKTQLHNGELKNKLKNHRTFTPHTWYLFPHCTESTAMPNSPKEWQEIFALFNQQLNTEKVGCCGMAGTFGHETQHIAMSKQIYQSSWASKLADKDPAYCLATGYSCRSQVKRMAHWQPKHPVQALLSLFEVTR; from the coding sequence ATGATCCCCTGTTTACAAGATGTACCTCAATTATCTTCTTTAGTCAGTAATTACTTAACGGAGTTATCTCAACAACATTTTGCTGGTGATATTGCCACTCATTATGCCGATCGCCTTAGCCTTGCTACCGATAACAGCGTTTATCAGCAGTTACCTCAAGCCATTTTATTTCCAAAGTCCATTGCTGATATTGTTATTATTACTAAACTTGCCCAAAAAGAGAACTATCAAAGTTTAACCTTTACCCCAAGAGGGGGCGGAACAGGGACGAATGGGCAGGCGATCAATAATAATATCATTATTGATCTATCACGTTATATGACCAATATTCTTGAATTGAATATTGAACAACGCTGGGTACGAGTACAAGCAGGCGTAGTAAAAGATCAATTAAATCAATTTCTTAAACCCTATGGTTTATTCTTTTCCCCTGAACTTTCTACCAGTAACCGAGCCACCATTGGTGGTATGATCAATACTGATGCCTCTGGGCAAGGTTCATTGCAATATGGCAAAACCTCCGATCATGTTTTAGCCCTTAAAGCGGTGCTAATGAATGGCGAAGTGTTACAAACTCAAGCATTAAAAACAGCTGATTTTCATACCGCACTTGAGCAAAGCACGCTTTCTCGTTATGGCAAACATTTACACCAAGAAGTCTATCAACACTGTAAACAAAAACGTTCACAAATTTTACGAGATTTGCCACAATTAAATCGTTTTTTAACAGGGTATGATCTAAAAAATGTGTTTAATCATGATGAAAGTGAATTTAATTTAACCCGTATTTTGACAGGTTCAGAAGGCTCTTTAGCCTTTATTGCCGAGGCAACCCTTAATCTTACCCCAATTCCCAAATACCGTACGCTGATTAATATCAAATATCGTTCCTTTGATTCCGCTTTACGCAATGCCCCTTTTATGGTGAAAGCCAATGCGTTATCGGTAGAAACGGTGGATTCTAAGGTATTAAATTTAGCCAAAGAGGATATTATTTGGCATTCGGTGCAACAATTATTACAAGAAGATAAACAAGATCCTATTTTAGGCTTAAATATTGTGGAATATGCTGGCAATAATCAAGCCCTATTAGAGAAACAAGTTAAGCATCTATGTCAGCAATTAGAACAAAAAATCGCTCAACAACAAGATGATATTATCGGTTATCAAGTGTGTTCTGATCTTGCCTCTATTGAACGTATTTATGCAATGCGAAAAAAAGCAGTGGGCTTATTGGGTAATGCCAAAGGAAATGCAAAGCCTATTCCTTTTGTGGAAGATACCTGTGTACCGCCAGAAAATTTAGCAGATTATATTGCGGAATTTCGTGGCTTATTGGATCAGCATCAATTAGATTATGGTATGTTTGGGCATGTGGACGCTGGGGTGTTACATGTTCGCCCTGCCCTTGATTTATGCGATCCACAACAGGTACAACTGTTTAAACAGATTTCCGATCAAGTGGTTGAACTTACGCTGAAATATGGCGGTTTAATTTGGGGCGAGCATGGTAAAGGTGTGCGTTCCCAATACAGCGATCGTTATTTTACCCCTGAATTATGGCAAGAGCTTCGCTATATTAAAACCCTATTTGATCCTGACAATCGCTTAAACCCCGGTAAAATCTGTACGCCATTAAATAACTCTGATGAACTTTATTCTATTCTTTCGCCAATGCGAGCCGATTTTGATCGGCAAATTCCGATCCAAATGAAACAAGAGTTTCATGGTGCAATAAATTGTAATGGTAATGGGTTATGCTTTAATTTTGATGTACATAGTGCCATGTGTCCGTCTATGAAAGTGAGTAAAAATCGTCTTTATTCTCCCAAAGGGCGAGCGGCGATCATTCGTGAGTGGTTGCGTCTTATGGCAAATCAGCAAGTACGTCCTGAACAATTAGATTTTGCCAACACAGAAATTAAACTTACCGATTTAGTCAAAAAAGTGCGTTATTCTTTGCAAAAATGGCGTGGACAATATGATTTCTCCCATGAAGTAAAACAAGCAATGGATACCTGTTTGGCTTGTAAAGCCTGTGCCAGTCAATGTCCAATTAAGATTGATGTGCCAAGTTTCCGAGCAAAATTTTTCCATTTTTACCATAGCCGTTATTTACGCCCAGTAAAAGATTATGTGGTGGCAAATGTGGAATATGTTGCGCCCTTAATGGCAAAACAAGCGAAATTATTTAATTTATTAACTGGGGCAAAATTTGTTGCTCCTTTGGCAGAAAAAATGCTAGGTATGGTGGATTTACCGCAACTTTCTAGCCCCTCATTGCAACAGCAATTAGTCAATATTCAGTATCAAGGTTTATCCCTTGAGCAACTTGAGCAATTAAGTGCGGTGGAAAAACAAAAAATTTTATTTGTGGTACAAGATCCCTTTACCTCTTATTATGATGCCAAAGTGGTGGCTGATTTTGTGCAACTTTGCCAACAACTTGGCTTCAAGCCTGTGGTCTTGCCTTTTAAACCGAATGGCAAAGCACAGCACATTAAAGGCTTTCTTACCCGTTTTGCCAAAACTGCCCAAAATCAAGCGGATTTTCTCAATAGAATGGCACATTTTGGTGTGCCGTTAGTGGGGGTTGATCCTGCCATAGTGCTATCTTATCGTGATGAATACAAAGAAATTCTTGGCGATAAACGCGGCGATTTTCATGTGCTTACCGCCCACGAATGGCTCAAAACTCAACTGCATAATGGGGAACTCAAAAATAAATTAAAAAACCACCGCACTTTTACCCCGCACACTTGGTATCTTTTCCCACATTGCACGGAAAGTACCGCAATGCCGAATAGTCCTAAAGAATGGCAAGAAATTTTTGCCTTGTTTAATCAACAACTTAATACTGAAAAAGTCGGTTGTTGCGGCATGGCTGGGACATTTGGGCATGAAACCCAACATATTGCCATGTCAAAACAAATTTACCAATCCTCTTGGGCAAGTAAGCTGGCGGATAAAGATCCTGCCTATTGCTTGGCAACAGGCTATTCTTGCCGTAGTCAAGTGAAACGCATGGCACATTGGCAGCCTAAACACCCTGTGCAAGCCTTGCTCAGTTTATTTGAGGTAACAAGATGA
- the ompA gene encoding porin OmpA — protein MKKTAIALAVAGLAVASVAQAAPQPNTFYVGAKAGWASFHDGLGQFESETNGTKRNSVTYGVFGGYQITDNFAVEVGYDDFGRAKFTTYGQVDSKHTNHGAHVSLKASYPVLEGLDVYARVGAALVRSDYKISKGFESDNAWGYRQHSLKTSAVFAGGLEYNLPSLPQLALRVEYQWLNNVGKLEDADGNRVDYRPDIGSVSAGLSYRFGQTQQPVAPEIVTKTFAFDSDVLFAFGKADLKDSSISSLDGVYGEIAKFNAPVVNVAGYTDRIGSDAYNLKLSQQRAETVANYLVSKGVAPQTISATGYGKANPVTGNTCDAVKGRKALIACLAPDRRVEVSVQGSQTIVM, from the coding sequence ATGAAAAAAACTGCAATCGCATTAGCCGTTGCTGGTTTAGCAGTAGCATCTGTGGCTCAAGCAGCTCCACAGCCTAATACTTTTTATGTAGGTGCCAAAGCAGGTTGGGCATCTTTCCATGACGGTTTAGGACAATTTGAATCTGAAACTAATGGAACTAAACGTAATTCTGTAACCTATGGTGTATTTGGTGGTTATCAAATTACTGACAACTTTGCAGTAGAAGTAGGTTATGACGATTTTGGTCGTGCTAAATTCACTACTTATGGTCAAGTGGATTCTAAACATACTAACCATGGTGCGCATGTTAGCTTAAAAGCAAGTTATCCTGTACTTGAAGGTTTAGATGTGTATGCTCGTGTTGGTGCAGCATTAGTACGTTCAGACTACAAAATTTCTAAAGGTTTTGAATCTGATAATGCGTGGGGTTATCGTCAACATAGTTTAAAAACCTCTGCAGTATTTGCAGGTGGTTTAGAGTATAACTTACCATCATTACCACAATTAGCATTACGTGTTGAATATCAATGGTTAAATAATGTAGGTAAATTGGAAGATGCTGATGGTAATCGTGTAGATTATCGTCCAGATATCGGTTCTGTAAGTGCTGGTTTATCTTACCGTTTCGGTCAAACTCAACAACCAGTTGCACCTGAAATCGTAACTAAGACTTTTGCGTTTGATTCAGATGTATTATTCGCATTTGGCAAAGCAGACTTAAAAGATAGCTCAATTTCTTCACTTGACGGTGTTTACGGCGAAATCGCTAAATTCAATGCACCAGTGGTAAATGTTGCAGGTTATACTGACCGTATCGGTTCTGATGCTTACAACTTAAAATTATCACAACAACGTGCTGAAACTGTGGCTAATTACCTAGTATCTAAAGGTGTTGCTCCACAAACTATCAGCGCTACTGGTTATGGTAAAGCTAACCCTGTAACTGGCAACACTTGTGATGCCGTTAAAGGTCGTAAAGCATTAATCGCTTGTTTAGCACCAGACCGTCGTGTTGAAGTTTCTGTACAAGGATCTCAAACTATCGTTATGTAA
- a CDS encoding transposase, with protein MLFEPVPNIIMDTTFFKRNFSVLVLMDSFTAKVIYHQIVKTEKDIYYQAALNRLREKEYIIQSITCNDRRGLLK; from the coding sequence ATGCTTTTTGAGCCAGTGCCAAATATTATTATGGATACTACTTTCTTTAAGCGAAATTTTAGTGTCTTAGTGTTAATGGATAGTTTTACAGCAAAAGTGATTTATCATCAAATCGTGAAAACAGAAAAAGATATTTATTATCAAGCAGCATTAAATCGCTTAAGAGAAAAAGAATATATTATTCAATCAATTACCTGCAATGATCGTCGTGGGTTATTAAAATAA
- a CDS encoding polysaccharide deacetylase family protein yields MLWILFIISLILLSGYLYLARRKKAFIHCLMYHHINPENNLHGVFVQDFAQQMEKLKDYQTFTFQQLKDNNYQLPANSILITFDDGYRSNYELAYPILKQFNLKATIFLNTKYIDIDDNYLTWQQIQEMYNSGLIDFQLHTHSHSLIPKNTEVTGFYDQTTSDYLKRESFNLFFKGLYHKQQHSQQFNGLPLFKFRSRLAVKGYLPHKDFITKYQNITQQKAFQQKSLKQRRLWLTQHFKQQQKHYFSPVSKKQFLAYIRDEIEQNQRLIKQYLGYNATALAYPWGQRCRTSKNYLKQLGVDTFVTTKKGANGLKLNRNSIYRLDCEAFKNIEDFNRTIHCGYGYWYYKLKKILH; encoded by the coding sequence ATGTTGTGGATTTTATTCATTATTAGCCTAATCTTATTAAGCGGATATTTATACTTAGCTCGCCGTAAAAAAGCCTTTATCCATTGTTTAATGTATCATCACATCAACCCTGAAAATAATTTGCATGGGGTATTTGTGCAAGATTTTGCTCAACAAATGGAAAAACTCAAAGACTACCAAACCTTTACCTTTCAACAACTTAAAGACAACAATTACCAATTACCTGCGAATAGCATATTAATTACCTTTGATGACGGTTATCGTAGCAATTATGAACTTGCTTACCCTATTCTTAAACAATTTAATCTCAAAGCAACCATATTTCTTAATACCAAATATATTGATATTGATGATAACTATTTAACTTGGCAACAAATTCAAGAAATGTATAACAGCGGACTGATTGATTTTCAGCTACATACACATTCACATAGCCTCATTCCTAAAAACACTGAAGTAACAGGTTTTTACGATCAAACAACTTCTGATTATCTAAAACGAGAAAGTTTTAATCTATTTTTTAAAGGGTTGTACCATAAACAACAACATTCTCAACAATTTAATGGCTTACCCTTGTTTAAATTTAGAAGTCGTCTTGCCGTAAAAGGGTATTTGCCACATAAAGATTTTATAACGAAGTATCAAAACATAACACAACAAAAGGCATTTCAACAAAAATCCTTAAAACAACGGCGGCTATGGCTCACTCAGCATTTTAAACAACAGCAAAAACATTACTTTAGCCCTGTAAGCAAAAAACAATTTCTTGCTTATATTCGTGATGAAATAGAACAAAATCAACGGCTTATAAAACAATATCTAGGCTATAATGCTACCGCACTAGCTTATCCTTGGGGACAACGTTGCCGAACGAGTAAAAACTACCTCAAACAACTCGGGGTAGATACCTTTGTTACCACTAAAAAAGGAGCGAATGGATTAAAACTTAATCGTAACAGTATTTACCGACTTGATTGCGAAGCCTTTAAAAACATTGAAGATTTTAACCGCACTATCCATTGCGGTTATGGTTATTGGTATTATAAATTGAAAAAGATATTACATTGA